One genomic segment of Chelonia mydas isolate rCheMyd1 chromosome 1, rCheMyd1.pri.v2, whole genome shotgun sequence includes these proteins:
- the WBP2NL gene encoding postacrosomal sheath WW domain-binding protein, producing MALNRNHSQGGGVIAPPGESILKHCKDVELSFSDVSDKAEIFKGTKKGMVYLTPYRMIFVSKGKDPLMSFMMPFYLVKGCSIEQPVFSANYIKGVIQAEAGGGWEGQASFKMTFNSGGAIEFGQLMFRVATNASRGAPAQNTGYGYMPAFAGYTPTPGGYSPAPQPANGPYPYVPPPMNGYGPAPQPMGYPYAPPPGMYPPPPDMNPLYMAPPPPPYPGPPTAGPSAPTAPTAWVEPGMPGGSKAAEAASSAYYNPANPHNVYMPMDQPPPYAPPAEKKNN from the exons ATGGCGCTGAACAGGAACCACTCGCAGGGCGGCGGGGTCATCGCCCCCCCTGGGGAGAG tATTCTTAAGCATTGTAAAGATGTGGAGCTTTCCTTCAGTGATGTGTCTGACAAGGCTGAAATCTTCAAAGGCACCAAGAAGGGAATGGTATACCTCACCCCCTACAGG ATGATCTTTGTGTCTAAAGGCAAGGACCCCCTGATGTCCTTCATGATGCCATTCTACTTGGTGAAAGGGTGCTCCATCGAGCAGCCTGTCTTCTCTGCCAATTACATCAAAGGCGtgatccaggctgaggcaggag GGGGTTGGGAAGGGCAGGCTTCCTTTAAAATGACCTTCAACAGTGGAGGAGCCATTGAGTTTGGACAGTTGATGTTCAGAGTTGCCACTAATG cttCCAGAGGGGCTCCTGCCCAGAATACTGGCTATGGCTATATGCCTGCCTTTGCGGGGTACACCCCTACTCCAGGAGGTTAttcacctgccccccagccagctaATGGACCATACCCTTATGTGCCCCCACCAATGAATGGATATGGACCAGCTCCGCAACCCATGGGATACCCTTACGCACCACCTCCAG GCATGTACCCACCTCCTCCTGACATGAACCCCCTGTAtatggctcctcctcctcccccctaccCTGGCCCTCCTACCGCAGGACCTTCAGCCCCCACAGCCCCTACAGCCTGGGTGGAGCCCGGAATGCCAG GTGGCAGtaaagcagcagaagcagcttcGAGTGCCTATTACAACCCAGCCAATCCCCACAATGTCTATATGCCTATG GACCAGCCGCCTCCTTATGCACCTCCTGCTGAGAAAAAGAACAACTAA